One window of Mangrovibacterium diazotrophicum genomic DNA carries:
- a CDS encoding DUF5683 domain-containing protein — protein MRHLRISVFIILFLATGFCSFAQVEFEADTIPVQQPEKEHSPRKATIYSAVLPGLGQIYNKKYWKVPLIYGGFIGFGYAINWNNNYYVLYKQAYSDIVDDDPNTNSFKDLAIEGSWDWDNSSQVSQFTTRLNNAKNSARRYRDLMIIASAAFYALNIIDATVDAHFFNFDIGDDLTFNWTPGPMYCSGKALPGINIQIRF, from the coding sequence TTGAGGCATTTAAGAATATCCGTTTTTATCATCCTGTTTTTGGCAACAGGATTTTGTTCATTTGCACAGGTAGAGTTTGAAGCCGATACAATTCCCGTTCAACAACCGGAAAAGGAGCACTCGCCGCGCAAGGCGACGATTTATTCGGCAGTATTGCCAGGCCTGGGGCAAATTTACAACAAGAAATACTGGAAGGTCCCGCTAATTTACGGAGGTTTTATCGGCTTCGGTTACGCGATCAACTGGAATAACAATTATTACGTGCTTTACAAGCAGGCTTATTCCGATATCGTTGACGACGACCCGAACACAAACTCCTTCAAAGATCTGGCAATTGAGGGAAGCTGGGACTGGGATAACTCCAGCCAAGTCTCTCAATTCACAACCCGGCTTAACAATGCGAAAAACTCAGCGAGACGTTACCGGGATTTGATGATTATCGCGTCGGCAGCTTTTTATGCGCTTAATATTATTGATGCAACTGTTGACGCCCACTTTTTCAATTTCGATATTGGGGATGACCTGACGTTTAATTGGACACCCGGTCCAATGTATTGTTCAGGGAAAGCTTTACCGGGTATTAATATTCAAATACGATTTTAA
- a CDS encoding lytic transglycosylase domain-containing protein — translation MKKAIVLLLLTTIGSLAVMAEKADRASLKQIKRIEVLALDTINGYTSIYAYPDENLNDLFAQQMDSLYHSWYMQNSYDTSFFEAENESSDMASLPDSVYVQRLQSVDSFVDLSFNKTVKNFIDLYTQRRPQLTEAILGLSSFYFPMIEEKLDKYNLPQELKYMPIIESALNPTARSRANAVGLWQFMYGTGKMYKLEISTFVDDRRDPEKSSEAAAKYLNDLYQIYKNWHLVIAAYNCGPGNVNKAIRRAGGTKDYWAIYYYLPRETRGYVPAFIAAAYVMNFYQEHNLHPRYPDFPIVTDTIQVRNYVHFKQIAETLNVPMEELQSLNPQYRLDIIPAKAEKPYTLRLPLEKIAEFIDMEENVYALRRDEFFPNNEILVPKERGTTYVADVNGKDRIVYTVKSGDNLGYISSRFNVRINDLRYWNNIHRNLIRVGQKIVVYVPAGKGEQYAQSGSVRMTSQASSSAQVSTEGGFVYYTVRSGDSLWSIARRFPGVSNQDIMRLNNMSGNTIKPGQKLKIQPKS, via the coding sequence ATGAAGAAAGCGATTGTATTACTTTTATTGACCACGATTGGCAGCCTCGCAGTGATGGCTGAAAAAGCAGATAGAGCAAGTCTCAAACAAATTAAGCGTATTGAAGTATTGGCGTTGGATACCATCAACGGATACACTTCAATTTATGCTTATCCGGACGAAAACCTGAACGATCTGTTCGCACAGCAAATGGATAGCCTGTACCATTCGTGGTATATGCAAAACTCTTACGACACCAGTTTTTTCGAAGCTGAAAACGAAAGCTCAGATATGGCTTCATTGCCCGATTCTGTTTATGTGCAACGTTTGCAAAGCGTGGATTCTTTCGTAGATCTGTCTTTCAACAAAACAGTCAAAAACTTCATCGACCTATACACACAACGTCGTCCTCAATTGACGGAAGCGATTCTCGGACTTTCGAGCTTCTACTTCCCCATGATTGAAGAAAAACTCGACAAATACAACCTGCCACAGGAGTTGAAATACATGCCGATTATTGAATCGGCCCTGAACCCTACTGCTCGCTCGCGCGCCAACGCCGTTGGTTTGTGGCAGTTTATGTACGGAACAGGAAAAATGTACAAGCTCGAAATCAGCACTTTTGTAGATGATCGCCGCGATCCTGAAAAATCGTCGGAGGCAGCTGCCAAGTACCTGAACGATCTGTACCAGATTTATAAAAACTGGCACCTGGTGATTGCCGCCTACAACTGCGGACCAGGTAACGTAAACAAAGCGATCCGTCGTGCAGGTGGCACCAAGGATTACTGGGCCATCTATTATTACCTGCCTCGTGAAACCCGCGGCTATGTACCGGCATTCATCGCAGCAGCTTACGTGATGAACTTCTACCAGGAACACAATTTGCACCCGCGCTATCCGGATTTCCCGATCGTTACCGATACGATCCAGGTTCGCAACTATGTGCACTTTAAACAAATTGCGGAAACGCTGAACGTTCCGATGGAAGAACTGCAAAGTTTGAACCCGCAATACCGTCTGGACATCATTCCGGCAAAAGCGGAAAAACCATACACGCTGAGATTACCGTTGGAAAAGATTGCTGAATTTATCGATATGGAAGAGAATGTCTACGCACTTCGTCGTGATGAATTCTTCCCGAATAACGAGATTTTGGTTCCAAAAGAACGAGGCACTACTTACGTAGCCGATGTGAACGGCAAAGACCGCATCGTTTACACGGTGAAATCAGGCGATAACCTGGGCTACATTTCCAGTCGTTTCAACGTTCGCATCAACGACCTGCGCTATTGGAACAACATCCACCGCAACCTGATTCGCGTTGGGCAAAAGATTGTGGTTTATGTACCGGCCGGTAAAGGCGAACAGTATGCGCAATCGGGCAGCGTCCGCATGACCAGCCAGGCAAGCTCGTCGGCACAGGTTAGCACCGAAGGCGGATTTGTATATTACACGGTTCGCAGCGGAGATTCTTTATGGTCGATTGCACGCCGGTTCCCGGGAGTATCCAACCAGGATATTATGCGTCTGAACAACATGTCGGGGAATACCATTAAGCCCGGACAAAAGTTGAAGATTCAACCCAAAAGCTAA
- a CDS encoding ParB/RepB/Spo0J family partition protein, which yields MAKRTGLGRGLGALIDDADTTREVPVSSSINEVPIENIEANPFQPRTKFDETALQELSASIKEIGIIQPITLRKVDDDKYQIIAGERRFRASKLAGLKTVPAYVRTAEDDGMLEMALVENIQREDLDAIEVALSYQRLIEECKLTQEVLSERVGKKRSTISNYLRLLKLPTLIQKGIIDKTISMGHARALVNIPNPEDQLSIYELILDEDLSVRKVEEIVRNLGAQPTEQPKEEAAPQKEKYPQEYGELQQHLSQFFSTKVDFSLNNKGKGKIVIPFGSTKDLERIMGILDKLGH from the coding sequence ATGGCTAAAAGAACCGGATTGGGACGAGGTTTAGGCGCACTGATTGACGACGCAGACACAACAAGAGAAGTGCCGGTATCATCGTCGATTAACGAAGTCCCGATTGAAAATATTGAAGCAAACCCTTTTCAACCCCGAACCAAATTTGACGAAACGGCCCTTCAGGAATTGTCGGCCTCGATCAAGGAGATTGGTATTATTCAGCCAATCACGCTTCGCAAGGTTGATGACGATAAATACCAGATTATTGCCGGAGAACGTCGGTTCCGTGCATCGAAACTGGCCGGACTGAAAACAGTTCCTGCCTATGTTCGCACCGCCGAAGACGACGGCATGCTGGAAATGGCTTTGGTGGAAAACATCCAGCGCGAAGACTTGGATGCCATCGAGGTTGCCCTGTCATACCAGCGATTGATTGAAGAATGCAAGTTAACCCAGGAAGTGTTGAGTGAGCGCGTTGGTAAAAAACGCTCCACCATTTCAAACTACCTGCGCTTGCTGAAACTGCCAACGCTCATCCAAAAAGGAATTATCGACAAAACCATTTCGATGGGCCATGCCCGTGCGTTGGTTAATATCCCGAATCCGGAAGATCAGCTGTCAATTTATGAACTGATTCTGGATGAAGACCTGTCAGTTCGTAAAGTTGAAGAGATCGTTCGCAACCTGGGAGCGCAGCCAACAGAACAACCAAAAGAAGAAGCTGCTCCTCAAAAGGAAAAATATCCGCAGGAGTACGGAGAGCTTCAACAGCACCTGAGTCAATTTTTTAGCACAAAAGTTGACTTCTCTCTCAACAATAAAGGGAAGGGAAAAATCGTTATCCCATTCGGATCGACCAAAGACTTGGAGCGCATAATGGGTATTCTGGATAAACTGGGCCACTAA
- a CDS encoding ParA family protein: MGKVIALANQKGGVGKTTTAINLAASLAVLEKKVLIIDADPQANATSGIGFDVKNVKTSIYECIVEEIDPRKIILKSEINGLDLIPSHIDLVGAEIEMLNLPNREKVLETVINQIRDDYDFILIDCSPSLGLITVNALTAADSIIIPVQCEYFALEGLGKLLNTIKIIQTRLNPDLEIEGFLLTMYDSRLNLANQVLEEVRTHFGDMVFETLINRNIKLSEAPSFGIPAVLYDAASKGATSYMDLAREILQKNDLTKIKNSEKVIE; the protein is encoded by the coding sequence ATGGGAAAAGTAATCGCTTTAGCAAATCAAAAAGGGGGCGTCGGAAAGACAACGACAGCCATCAACCTGGCTGCCAGCTTGGCTGTTCTAGAGAAAAAAGTATTGATTATTGACGCTGACCCTCAAGCTAATGCCACTTCCGGAATTGGCTTCGATGTGAAGAATGTCAAAACAAGTATTTACGAGTGTATTGTTGAAGAAATTGACCCGCGAAAAATCATTCTGAAATCAGAGATTAACGGACTCGATTTGATCCCTTCACACATCGATTTGGTAGGTGCCGAGATTGAAATGCTGAACCTGCCGAACCGCGAAAAAGTGTTGGAAACTGTGATCAACCAAATTCGGGACGATTACGATTTTATCCTGATCGACTGTTCACCTTCGCTTGGACTAATCACCGTAAATGCGTTGACCGCTGCCGACTCCATCATTATTCCGGTGCAATGCGAGTACTTTGCCTTGGAAGGGTTAGGAAAATTGTTGAACACCATCAAAATCATCCAAACCCGGTTGAATCCGGACCTTGAAATTGAAGGATTCCTGCTGACCATGTATGACTCTCGCCTGAACCTGGCCAACCAGGTTTTGGAGGAAGTACGGACCCACTTTGGTGATATGGTTTTTGAAACGCTCATCAACCGTAACATCAAGTTAAGCGAGGCCCCAAGTTTTGGTATTCCGGCTGTTTTGTACGATGCCGCTTCGAAAGGAGCTACCAGCTATATGGATCTTGCCCGTGAGATTTTACAAAAGAATGATCTGACCAAGATCAAGAATTCGGAGAAAGTTATTGAATAA
- a CDS encoding 4-hydroxy-3-methylbut-2-enyl diphosphate reductase: MRVVIDDKSGFCFGVVNAIEKAEGLLQQGEKIYCLGDIVHNQQEVARLEALGMVTINHDKYFQLSNCKVLLRAHGEPPATYAYARKNNIELIDGTCPVVLKLQQRVRKGYEDIKAQGGQLVLLGKKGHAEINGLNGQTGNLAIIVETEADIAEINADKPTLVFSQTTKSLDDFHRLGQKIKELVNAETDIKDTICRQVAHRAPHMIEFAAQHEVILFVSGKKSSNGKALFEICKSVNPNSYFISDVDELQSEWIKGKHSVGITGATSTPRWIMEKISNKLTKD; the protein is encoded by the coding sequence ATGAGAGTAGTGATTGACGATAAATCCGGTTTTTGCTTCGGCGTAGTTAACGCCATCGAGAAAGCAGAAGGGCTACTGCAGCAAGGTGAAAAAATCTATTGCCTTGGCGATATCGTTCACAACCAACAAGAGGTTGCCCGACTCGAGGCGCTAGGGATGGTCACCATCAATCACGACAAATATTTCCAACTCAGCAACTGCAAAGTTTTACTGCGCGCACACGGCGAGCCGCCGGCAACTTATGCCTACGCCCGCAAAAACAACATTGAATTGATCGATGGCACCTGCCCGGTAGTACTAAAACTGCAGCAGCGGGTTCGCAAAGGTTACGAAGACATCAAAGCCCAAGGAGGACAATTGGTCCTGCTCGGCAAAAAAGGCCATGCCGAAATCAACGGGCTAAACGGGCAAACCGGTAACCTGGCGATTATCGTCGAAACCGAAGCCGACATTGCCGAAATCAATGCTGACAAACCAACTCTGGTGTTCTCACAAACCACCAAATCACTCGATGATTTTCACCGCCTGGGGCAAAAGATCAAAGAGCTGGTAAATGCTGAAACCGATATTAAAGACACCATTTGCAGGCAAGTTGCCCACCGCGCTCCCCACATGATAGAATTTGCCGCCCAACACGAGGTCATCCTTTTTGTGAGCGGGAAAAAGAGCTCGAACGGCAAGGCGCTGTTCGAAATCTGCAAATCAGTGAACCCAAACAGCTACTTTATTTCCGACGTTGACGAGCTGCAAAGTGAGTGGATCAAGGGCAAACATTCTGTCGGCATAACAGGAGCAACATCCACCCCAAGATGGATTATGGAAAAAATTTCCAACAAATTGACAAAAGATTAA
- the pfkA gene encoding 6-phosphofructokinase → MKRKKLEKIGVLTSGGDAPGMNAAIRAVTRAAISNKLKVVGIRHGYQGMIDGDFVPLRTRDVSGILHRGGTVLKTARSMEFRTEAGREKAYQNLKKEGIDACVVIGGDGSFTGALIFSQEYDIPFVGIPGTIDNDMYGTDYTIGYDTALNTVVEAVDKIRHTAASHDRLFFIEVMGREAGLLALSAGIAVGAEAILIPEAKILEKELDQFLKKGYKEKDRSGIVIVAEGGETGRVIKIAKAVEDNYPNLDVRVSILGHIQRGGKPSARDRIAATKMGVAAVEALLDDQKSIMIGLVKNFIVDHVPFNKAVKLNHSIDEDLIHIQSIINI, encoded by the coding sequence ATGAAACGCAAAAAGCTTGAAAAAATAGGCGTGCTCACCTCAGGTGGCGACGCTCCCGGCATGAATGCCGCTATCCGTGCCGTAACACGTGCGGCCATTTCAAACAAATTAAAAGTAGTAGGTATCCGTCATGGCTACCAGGGAATGATTGATGGTGATTTTGTACCATTGCGTACCCGTGATGTGAGTGGTATTCTACACCGTGGCGGCACTGTTCTGAAAACCGCCCGAAGTATGGAATTCCGCACCGAAGCCGGCCGTGAAAAAGCCTATCAAAACCTCAAAAAAGAAGGCATCGATGCCTGTGTGGTTATTGGTGGTGACGGTTCGTTTACCGGAGCACTGATCTTTTCGCAGGAGTATGATATTCCTTTTGTAGGTATTCCCGGAACCATCGACAACGACATGTACGGAACGGATTACACCATTGGCTACGACACGGCCCTGAATACCGTTGTTGAAGCTGTGGATAAAATCCGCCACACCGCTGCATCGCACGACCGACTTTTCTTCATCGAAGTAATGGGACGTGAAGCAGGCTTGTTGGCTCTGAGTGCAGGCATTGCAGTAGGCGCTGAAGCCATCCTGATTCCGGAAGCCAAGATTTTGGAGAAAGAACTGGATCAGTTCCTGAAAAAGGGGTACAAAGAAAAAGACCGAAGTGGCATTGTGATTGTCGCCGAAGGTGGCGAAACCGGACGCGTTATTAAAATAGCCAAGGCCGTTGAAGACAACTACCCCAACCTGGACGTTCGAGTTTCCATTCTAGGACACATTCAACGCGGTGGAAAACCATCGGCACGCGACCGGATTGCCGCAACAAAAATGGGTGTTGCTGCTGTTGAAGCTCTGCTCGACGATCAGAAGAGCATCATGATCGGGTTAGTGAAAAACTTCATTGTTGATCACGTTCCGTTCAACAAAGCCGTCAAGCTGAACCACAGCATCGACGAAGATCTGATACACATTCAAAGCATTATCAATATTTAA
- a CDS encoding GDSL-type esterase/lipase family protein — protein MKPLRAFLFLSSVLLLLFLVSFYQSNRSQEQLHTPVAEVIPEDSISIEDVLNEPLAATDSVELDDRLSIASEPEISDSISSFIPSSGGFVFADGDSLHFSAIADKLGNPAPDKQQIRIFYIGDSQIESDHITSALRKGLQNRYGGQGPGLIAPDQYYNPPHQLIMTMSENWQNQSMKDMRGKNKSILFKNSLAVKGEEDNAWFRINRLRFLTPQEDFNQIRLFLYATDTSTVEILRSGQSIFQNQITAANELHDLSIPLKNTPDDLKLTFAPKDSLYVTGFSLESESGIFVDNIALRGLSYPPFSSSDRSGLKTMTDMLQPDLFVLQFGVNVVPYFSENYTIFRSQFNRQIRIIRQLCPGVPILVIGVSDMAHREDGELVSYENIEQIKQIQFDIAMRNHCAFWDLEAFMGGIGSMASWVNADPPMGRKDFVHFTEKGAEKIGSELANLFISEFETSRLTAWKSN, from the coding sequence ATGAAACCTTTACGGGCCTTTCTTTTCTTATCAAGTGTATTATTGCTGTTGTTCCTGGTTTCTTTTTATCAATCAAACAGAAGCCAGGAACAATTGCATACGCCTGTTGCTGAAGTAATCCCGGAAGACAGCATTTCGATCGAAGATGTGCTGAATGAGCCACTTGCCGCAACAGATTCCGTCGAGCTTGACGACCGCCTGTCAATCGCATCAGAACCAGAAATCTCCGATTCAATCTCTTCTTTCATCCCTTCATCCGGCGGATTTGTATTTGCCGATGGCGACTCGCTTCACTTTTCGGCTATTGCCGACAAACTGGGCAACCCGGCACCCGACAAACAGCAAATTCGTATTTTCTACATTGGCGATTCGCAAATTGAGAGCGACCACATCACATCTGCTTTGCGCAAGGGCCTGCAAAACCGCTACGGCGGACAAGGCCCCGGCCTGATTGCCCCGGACCAATATTACAATCCACCGCACCAACTCATCATGACAATGTCGGAAAACTGGCAAAACCAGTCGATGAAAGACATGCGCGGGAAAAACAAAAGTATCCTGTTTAAAAACTCGCTGGCTGTAAAGGGTGAAGAAGACAACGCCTGGTTCCGGATCAACCGGCTCCGCTTCCTGACCCCACAGGAAGACTTCAACCAAATCCGCTTGTTCCTGTATGCCACCGACACAAGTACAGTGGAAATACTGCGCTCCGGGCAATCGATCTTTCAGAATCAGATTACAGCGGCCAATGAACTACATGATTTGAGCATCCCGCTAAAAAATACACCCGATGATTTAAAACTCACTTTTGCGCCGAAGGACAGCCTTTACGTCACCGGCTTTTCGCTGGAAAGTGAATCGGGCATTTTTGTCGACAATATTGCCTTGCGCGGACTCTCCTACCCGCCGTTCAGCAGTTCCGACCGATCGGGCTTGAAAACGATGACGGACATGCTACAGCCTGATTTATTTGTTCTGCAGTTCGGTGTCAATGTTGTTCCCTATTTTTCGGAAAACTATACCATTTTCCGTTCTCAGTTTAATCGCCAAATCCGAATCATCCGGCAGCTGTGTCCCGGAGTGCCGATTTTGGTGATCGGCGTGTCTGACATGGCACACCGCGAGGACGGCGAGCTCGTTTCCTATGAAAACATTGAGCAAATCAAACAAATTCAGTTTGACATTGCCATGAGAAACCACTGCGCATTTTGGGATCTCGAAGCCTTTATGGGAGGAATCGGCAGCATGGCCAGTTGGGTAAATGCAGATCCACCGATGGGACGAAAAGACTTTGTGCATTTCACTGAAAAAGGAGCTGAAAAAATCGGCAGCGAGCTTGCCAACCTGTTTATTTCCGAATTTGAAACCAGTCGCCTCACTGCATGGAAAAGCAACTGA
- the priA gene encoding replication restart helicase PriA gives MTEQLFADVILPLPLGDMFTYRIPADFQANIKVGVRVIVQFGARKFFSALVYKLHNNMPVGSFDIKDIDAILDPEPIITPAQIILWEWMVDYYCCTMGEVYKAALPSALKLESQTKVSFNPNFNMPVDMPGEEEALLLMLQGHGQANIQSINKFLGKKSALSTLKILLEKNAVLIEEKLADSYSAKVQPFIFLHPKLANDNAIREALESLKKAKKQQQLLEFFLAETLYHEEKRPNIAKKELLEQSGISDTVLRTLLEKEFLHLQEIEVGRLDFSSDGEQKIFDLNEAQNKAFSEIKQYQPTGKPVLLHGVTASGKTEVYIKLIEEQLALGKQVLYLVPEIGLTTQLINRLKRAFGDKAGIYHSRFNDSERVEIWLNTLHEREKSFEIIIGARSAALLPFRNLGLIIVDEEHENSYKQFDPSPRYNARDVAVVLAQIHRAQVILGTATPSFESYFNVKTNKYALVEMKERFQNISLPEMVIADVREATKRKQMKSLLTPDLYDSIETALKNEEQVILFQNRRGFAPYLQCGTCGWIPKCKNCDVSLTYHKHLSALVCHYCGHTQSLPDGCGECHSEDIKTRGFGTEKIEEELSLIFPEARIARMDMDSTRAKKAYERLIYQFESKQIDILVGTQMVTKGLDFDHVSVVGILNADQLLNYPDFRSFERSYQLIAQVSGRAGRKNKQGKVIIQTTQPKHPVLLEVAEHNFIQLFNRQMSERQLFKYPPYFRLVKVVLKHKNRDRLNLAANQMAAKLRKLFGFNILGPEYPLVGRIQSWYQKEIWVKLERDQKLMSSKKKILEEIKSIKTQPNNAGLVAYADVDPM, from the coding sequence ATGACGGAACAACTTTTTGCCGATGTCATATTGCCCCTCCCCCTGGGTGACATGTTCACCTACCGGATTCCCGCCGATTTTCAAGCCAACATCAAAGTAGGTGTTCGGGTAATTGTACAATTCGGCGCCCGCAAATTTTTCTCCGCACTCGTTTATAAGTTGCACAACAACATGCCGGTCGGCTCCTTCGACATCAAGGATATTGATGCCATTCTGGATCCGGAGCCCATCATCACCCCCGCCCAGATTATTTTATGGGAATGGATGGTCGACTACTATTGCTGCACCATGGGCGAAGTGTACAAAGCGGCACTTCCGTCGGCGCTGAAGCTGGAGAGCCAGACTAAGGTGAGCTTCAACCCCAACTTCAATATGCCTGTTGACATGCCAGGCGAGGAAGAAGCACTGCTGCTGATGTTACAGGGACACGGGCAGGCTAATATTCAAAGCATCAATAAATTCCTCGGGAAAAAATCGGCACTGTCAACGCTGAAAATATTACTGGAAAAGAATGCGGTTTTAATTGAAGAAAAGCTCGCGGATTCCTATTCAGCCAAAGTGCAGCCCTTCATTTTTTTGCACCCAAAACTGGCCAATGATAACGCGATTCGGGAAGCACTTGAAAGCCTGAAAAAAGCGAAAAAACAACAGCAACTGCTCGAATTCTTCCTGGCGGAAACCTTGTACCATGAAGAAAAAAGGCCCAACATCGCCAAGAAAGAACTGTTGGAGCAAAGTGGGATTAGCGACACCGTGTTGCGAACGCTGCTGGAAAAGGAATTCCTGCATTTGCAGGAAATTGAAGTCGGCCGACTGGATTTCAGCAGTGATGGAGAGCAAAAGATATTCGACCTGAACGAGGCGCAAAACAAAGCCTTTTCAGAAATCAAACAATACCAACCAACCGGCAAACCGGTCTTACTGCATGGCGTTACCGCCAGCGGGAAAACCGAAGTGTACATCAAACTGATTGAGGAACAACTGGCACTGGGAAAACAAGTGCTCTACCTGGTTCCGGAGATTGGGTTGACCACACAGCTCATCAACCGGCTGAAACGCGCTTTTGGCGACAAAGCCGGCATTTACCATTCGCGCTTCAACGATTCGGAGCGTGTTGAAATTTGGCTGAACACCCTGCACGAGCGCGAAAAATCGTTCGAAATCATCATTGGCGCACGATCGGCAGCATTGTTGCCCTTCCGCAACCTGGGGCTGATCATCGTTGACGAGGAACACGAAAACAGCTACAAACAGTTCGATCCATCGCCACGCTACAATGCAAGGGACGTGGCCGTTGTGTTGGCCCAGATTCATCGGGCACAGGTGATTTTGGGGACCGCAACCCCTTCGTTCGAGAGCTACTTCAACGTCAAAACCAACAAATACGCTTTGGTTGAGATGAAGGAGCGCTTCCAAAACATAAGCTTGCCAGAAATGGTGATTGCCGATGTTCGGGAAGCTACCAAGCGCAAGCAAATGAAATCGCTGCTCACCCCGGATCTGTACGATTCGATAGAAACAGCATTGAAAAACGAAGAGCAGGTTATTCTTTTTCAAAACCGACGGGGTTTCGCCCCCTACCTGCAATGCGGCACTTGTGGCTGGATTCCGAAATGCAAAAACTGCGACGTCAGCCTCACCTATCATAAGCACCTTTCAGCGCTGGTTTGCCACTACTGCGGTCACACGCAATCGTTACCTGACGGATGCGGCGAGTGCCATTCCGAAGACATAAAGACACGCGGCTTTGGGACGGAGAAAATTGAAGAAGAACTTTCGCTCATCTTCCCAGAGGCGCGCATTGCCCGCATGGATATGGACAGTACCCGGGCCAAAAAAGCCTATGAGCGCCTGATTTACCAGTTCGAAAGCAAACAAATCGACATCCTTGTGGGAACCCAAATGGTAACCAAAGGGCTCGATTTCGATCACGTGAGCGTGGTGGGTATTCTGAATGCTGATCAGTTGCTGAACTACCCCGACTTCCGGTCGTTCGAGCGTTCGTACCAATTGATCGCCCAAGTGAGCGGCCGCGCCGGACGCAAAAACAAACAAGGAAAAGTGATCATCCAGACCACGCAACCGAAGCACCCTGTTTTACTGGAGGTCGCCGAGCACAATTTCATCCAGCTTTTCAACCGCCAAATGTCCGAACGGCAGCTTTTCAAGTACCCGCCCTACTTCAGGTTGGTGAAGGTTGTTTTGAAACACAAAAATCGCGACCGCCTCAACCTGGCAGCCAATCAAATGGCAGCCAAACTCCGGAAACTTTTCGGCTTCAATATTTTGGGACCCGAATACCCATTGGTCGGCCGAATTCAAAGCTGGTACCAGAAAGAAATCTGGGTAAAATTGGAGCGCGACCAAAAACTCATGTCGTCGAAGAAAAAAATACTCGAAGAAATAAAATCGATCAAAACCCAGCCCAACAATGCGGGTCTGGTGGCTTACGCCGATGTTGATCCCATGTAG